The nucleotide window GCAGCAGTGCCAGGTGCTGAACGTCTGGTGGCTGTTGCCGCTGCAGCTGTTCTGCTGCAACTTCGGCAGCACGCACGCGATCCACCACTTCGTCGTCAAGGAACCGTTCTATATCCGCCAATGGACCGCCGCTGCCGGCCACCGCGCGCTGCGCGCGGTCGGCGTGCGTTTCAATGATCTGGGCACGTTCGCGCGGGCGAACCGCTTTCGCGACGCGACGACGCCGGCAGCGCTTTCGCCGGCGTGACTGCCTTCGCCTCGCGGTTCCGGCGTGCCGACCAGTTCGAAATTTCCACCGACCCCAAGCCGTTCGCGCTGAGCGTAGCTCGCGCAGCGAGCGAAGTCGAAGCGACATGGCTACGCTTCGACTCCGGCCCTGCGGGCCTTTGCTCAGCGCGAACGGTGTTGGCCGAGAGTCACCTTGGCAGCTGAACTGTACGCACTCCGCCGAAAACTGCTAAAATGCCCCCCGCCACAATGCGGCGTTATGTACTTCTATACATTCACGCCACCGCGCGCCCGTAGCTCAGCTGGATAGAGTAGTGGCTTCCGAAGCCATTGGTCGGGGGTTCGAATCCCTCCGGGCGCGCCACTTTGTCCTTGCCATCCGCCTTCGCCTTGCCGACATGATGTCAAATAGTGAAGTCTCGAATTTTCCAAGAGGCGGCGTTTGTTGTACCAGAATCTCAACAACCATGCCTTCCTGGTGTGGGACGACTTCGCCCGTGGTCATCGTATGCATATTTTCAGCTTCCCATAAGAGGGACCGTTGCCGGCAGGCTGCCGGCATTAGTTCTTGACGTGGGGATGTCGGCTGAAGACAATCGCGGGTGCGAACCTGGGCGAGTTGCCTGCAGTTTCGTCCTCCACGGTCGGGTACTCCTGTATTCGGCCGTTTTTATTTGAGCTGCATCGCTTACACCTCGTTCTTGTAACTAGAACAGGCTATCTTCAAATCGATCAGGGTCGAGACGTTGGTGCTTGATAAGTGCGTCGATCCTGTATCCGGCGGCCTGAATGCTCGTACCGCACAACTGGGCAAGTTCGGCGGGAGTACGAACGGCTTGGCACGCAGCGATCGGCATCATGATGGCGTCGGTCAGCGCCTTGGCTTGCTACTCTGAGTCTTCGTAGAACTGGTGCGTCCCGAGAGTCGCGCCGCGATGAAGCGTCACCGCATGTCAAGTACGATGTGAGAAAGCTCGTAAATCACAGTGCTGCGCGAAAATACATCCTCAACGAAGAGTCCGGTATATACGTCGTCGTGTAGCACTAGTAGTTTTCGCTCCGGCACGGAGAAGGCTGCACATTCGTTGAGTTCATCACTCCCGGCCACATGGTATTGGTATCCAGTGCGAGGCAACGTGTGCTCCAGTACACGCCACGCGTCTATCTTCCAAGGGCCTCCATCCGGACCCTTTACTGTAGGTAGAAGCCGTCGAATCCCATCCGCCACCTGCTCCAGCTTTCGGTAGCTCATAGGCGCCACCTTCATTCCGGTTGGCGTACGTCCGGAACTGGCGTTTCCCAGCGTAGTTATGGATCGAGTTCCTTGTTCTTGTTAGCCAACCAATTCATGATTTCTGGAGTCGGAGCATCGCCACTCTGTAGTCGACGAGCAAACGCTGCGACCAACCCTTTGGCATCTGCAGATAGATGTCCCGTATGTACCGTATCCTTTGATCGCTCCGCGCTGAGACGCAAATTTTCGATCTCCTCGGTCTTCGTGTTGTGGCTGATGAAGAACTTGATTGCGCTATCGGTGTGCTTAGGCGAGAGGCGTTTCTCCCCATACTCGATGCCGCTTAAGTGCGACGCGCTGATGCCCATGAACTCCGCCATCGCCTTCATCGAAAGGTCGTACCGGAGCCTCAGCACACGGGCTGTTTCTCCGAAGGGCGTGAGCTTCATCATTTCCTCCTGGTGGTGGTTGGGTAGGGCTGCATTTTCTCTGAATCATACATGATCTTCTCTAAAAAGAGAAGATATTCTCTTTATCACTCCCT belongs to Terriglobales bacterium and includes:
- a CDS encoding helix-turn-helix transcriptional regulator; amino-acid sequence: MMKLTPFGETARVLRLRYDLSMKAMAEFMGISASHLSGIEYGEKRLSPKHTDSAIKFFISHNTKTEEIENLRLSAERSKDTVHTGHLSADAKGLVAAFARRLQSGDAPTPEIMNWLANKNKELDP